Below is a window of Acidobacteriota bacterium DNA.
CAGGCCGTCAGAATTCCAGTCGCCATCAAGTTAAGCCCGTTTTTCACCAGCCTGTCGAATATGGCGAAGCACCTCGACGACGTCGGAGCGGACGGACTGGTGCTCTTCAACCGCTTCTACCAGCCCGACATCGATCTCGAAGCATTGGAAATGAAGCCACACGTACTTCTGAGCACGCCGCAAGCGATGCGACTGCCGTTGACATGGATTGGAATCCTGTATGGCCGGCTAAAGGCCAGTCTTGCAGCAACGAGTGGGGTGCACAGCGCGGAAGATGTGATCAAGTTGCTGATGGTGGGCGCGGACGTGACAATGCTCTGCTCGAGCCTGTTGCGCAATGGTATCGACTACCTGGGCGAAATCGAACGCGGAGTCGTGCAGTGGATGGAGTCGCACGAGTATGAGTCCGTCGTGCAGATGCAGGGCAGCATGAGCCAGCTCCATTGTCCGGATCCGGCGGCGTTTGAGCGCGCCCAATATGCGCGTGCAGTGAAGGGTATCCAGCACGTGAAGGTGACGACGCCGTAAGGTTTAAGTAGTCGGACTAGCGTCGCCAAGCGTTCGAGGCGTGGGGCTTCACCACACGGCATCTCACGTGGAAGATATCGCCTCGGCCACAGTTCCCTTCTCGAGCAGATAGGCGCCGGGACCCTGTTGTCCGCGAATCGATCTGCAAAACTCCACTACATAAAAACCGGCAGCGAGCGCTTCGGTGAAGGCCCAACGCGTTGCTTCGCGCCATTCACGAGCCAATCCCATGTCCGTGCGTTCCACGTCCAGAATCTCTCCTGGAATTTCGATGCTCACGCGTTGCCGGGATAGGGATTCCTTCAGATCAGCGCGGGCCGGGTGGCCGTCGGGATTGAAGCTCACCAGCGGAACCAAAAGTCGCATCGCATCGAGAGTCTCAGCACGTGTGTCCTTGCCTGCCGCGCGATCCTTGACGCGGCGCGAGTCCAGCAACCAGCGCACCCATAGGCGGTCTGTGCCGTTGCGGTGCAGCATGCTGGAAGTTTCCGGCCCGTAGAAATCAATTTTGTAAGTGTCGGAGACAATTCCTAATTTCGCGAAATTAAAGTGGGCATTGCGGCTTTGCAGCGGATCGTAAGTCCACGTCATTTCCCGGATCCCCGTTGCGAGTGCGCGTTCCCGCTGGGCGTGCTTCAGCTTTAGCCCGAGATCGTGCTGCCGGTAGGCATCGAGCACCGCCAGCATGTGGGAGTGCACCGTAATCTGCCCGTGTTCGCGTCCGCAAAATCCGAAGGCGAAGCCCAGCAATTTCTCGCCTTCGAACGCGCCGACAAAGATGCTGCCTGCAGCCTGCAGAGCAATCGCCAGCGTCATCGGAAAACTATCGTCCTCCGCCATGCCCCAGACTTCCTTCTCCACTACGCGCATTTGGAGAAGGTCGTCATAGTTCTTAAGGTCACGGATCACGATGTTTTGCGGACTGCGGGCGCTCAATTGCCATCCTCCTTTGCAGACGGTGCGTACCAGCGCCCGGCTGCCGCCTCTTGCTGGTCAATTTCACGCAGACGGTTGAGCGACCGCTTGGATCGCACGTGCGCGAATGCTACCAGCAGCGCGTCCAGAGCCGCCAGGGGCGCGACATACGAGCCGTTAAAACTGGGATTGGTTACCGACACGATCCAGTGATCGCTGCAGACACGAGCGATGGGAGAATCGCTCGCATCGGTGAAGCCGAAAGTCCAGGCACCGCGTTCTTTCGCGGTGCGCGCAGCTTCCACGGAATCGCGAAGGCACCGGCCAAAACTGATGGCAATCAGGACATCGTGCGAACCAAGTGCACGGATACGATGATGGAGGTTGCCCGTGCTTCCGACGGGAGCGTCGGCTCTGGCCCCGAGCCAGGCCAGGCCGTACGCGAGAAACCATGCCAGCGAATAGGCCAGGTCGACGCCGACCACAACGATCTGCTGTGCCTTGTCGAGGCGGCGTGCCAGTTCAACAGCGCGTTGCGGAGGCACGGCGGCGCGCAGCGCGTCAAGATTCTCCCTCTCCATGTCCAGACTCTGCTGCACGTGCCCCTCGATGGTGCGGCGCTCGCGGGTCGCCGACTTCATCTGGCGATAAGGAGTGATTCGCGTGACAAAGTACGACCTAAGATCGGAAGTGAATTCCGCATACTGCTGGTACCCCAGCACCTGGATGGTGCGAACGATCGTGGCGGCATCGACTCCGTAGCGGCGCGCCATCTTGCGTGAGGAGAGGTAATAGGTGTCTTCGGCATTCTCCAGAATGGAAAGCAGTAACCGCTTGCGCCGTGCACTCAGTTTGTCGTCGGCTCGCTGTAGGCGCTGCTCCAAAGGCGTCGCCCACTTTTGCACTCCGTTCACGGCCATGCTCGCCTCCAGGGGCCCATGCAACAGCGACACCGGGTTTACAACATTCGTTGCATCCATGTCAACAAGAAGATTGAGATGTTGCATCTAACAATCAGCACGTGGCAACTGGCTAGCCCCTGGGTCCGTGGCCCTGAGGACCTCGGCCTGAGGACTGAATGCTTCCTGCCTTCCGTGCTACCCTGAATTTTGGAGATAAAAATGGTTGCGAAGACCTTGGTTCCCGTGCTTTTCGCATTTTCTGTGCTGACCCTGGCGACGCCGAACGCGCGCTCTGCCGAGCGCGGCGTGCTGGTGCGTGAAGCGGTGATCTATCTTTCTCCTGACGTCACGTCCAGCAAACTCGGCGAAGCAGGCCGCGGACGCGAGATGATTCTCCTCGATCGCAGCAAGAACTGGTTGCATGTCGAGGCCTTGCTCGGATTTTCCAAGACGCCCGATCCCGCCTTCGTGGAAGATGAGGATATGGAAGGCAAGACTATTTCAGGATGGATCCTCGATACCGGACTGGTGTGGGAATCCACCGCAAACGGTGATCGGATTCTGTTTGGCGCAGCGGTCGATTCCGAAGATGAAGCAAGCCGCCGCCATGGCCGCCGCGGCGCCGATCAGGACGCCTTGCGCCTCTATCGCCGCGTCTATGATCTGTTCCCGGCCTCTCCGCTGGCGGGAGAAGGACTCTACCGCGCCGCCGACGTCAAATGGCAGATCGAAAAGTCAGATGTGATGACTCGCCCCTCCGCCCGCGAAAAAGATGCATCGATGCGCGAGGGCATGGACGAACAGCCCATGAAGCAAGTCATCAAGAAGTTTCCCGGGACGAAGTGGGCTGACCTCGCCGCCTTCCATCTGCTCGACAACAAAGTCTGCGGAGACTGGCAAGGGACATCGAAATGCCCAGACAAAGAAGCGGAGATGTTTGAAAAATACGTAAAGGAGCATCCGCAGTCGCCGTCCGCTCCTGAGGCGCTCTACCGTGCGACTTTCCGCCGGGCAGCTCTGGTCGAAATTTACAAGACAGAAGAGCAAGCGAAGAAATCAGAAGAATCGAAAAGTCGGGCGATTGCCCTGGCGCAACAGTTGGTGTCGCAGTATCCGCAGAGCGACTGGTCCGCCCGCGGACAGATGCTGCTCTATCTCTTGCAGCAGGGAGTTCCGGCCTACGGCAACGTGGTCCAGTAGAGACCCATCCTGCCAACGCCGTTACTGCGGCAGTCCCACGCGCCGCAACAACTCCGCGAACCGGGGATCGGCCCGCAACCGGTCGTAGCGCGGGTCCACTTTCAAATACACCACCTGCGGACTGCGTTCCTCCACGGCTCGCCCCAGCCAAGTCAAGGCCTGATCCTTGTCGCCAAGAAGAGTATGGACTTGTGCAAATCGAATGGGGGAAACGTAATGCGCTTTGGATTCCTCTTTCAACCCATCCAGCCAACCCGTCAGAGCGGCGCGGTATCCTTGCGCGGAATTAATGTAACCAACGCGGTCAGCCAGCTTGCCATCGCCCGAAAACCTTAGATTGAGAATCGCTTCGCGCATCGCGTCTTCGTACTTGCCCTGCTGTTCATAGACCGCCATCAGGTCTTCATGGGCAACCGGAAAATTCGGGTCCATATCGATCGCCTTGCGATAGATCTTGATGGCCGGGGCGTATTGATGCTGATAGTGATACGGATACGCGCGATTCGAGTTGATGATCAACGACAACGGATCAAGTTCCAGCGCCTTCTGCAATTCGGCTTTCGATTCCTCAAAACGCCCCATTGCACCCAGATGGATCCCGTACCAGTGGTGGGCAGTGGCGTGCCCCGGATTCAACTCGATGGCCCGCCGGAACTCGCGCTCTGCCCCGTCCCAGTCCCACTCATAGAGCGCCTTCACCATGGCCAGCGAAACATGCGCTTCGGCCATCTGATCGTCAATCGCGAGCGCTTTTTCCGCCATCTGCCTGGCTCGAGGAAAGTAGTCTTTCGGCGGATCGGTCTCCCACCCGAGCAGGCCATAGGTGTCCGCCAGTCCCGCATACGCCAGTCCGTACGTCGGATCCTTGGCGATGGCCTGCTGAAAAAAGTCGGTGGCCTTGGCAAATCCGGCATCCGTGCGCTTGTTGAAATAGAACCGTCCCTGCAAATAAAGCTGGTGTGCTTCGCTATCTTCAGTGGAGTGTTGCATCAGACGGCGTTGCTGCGGCGCCGTCAGTTGAACCTTCAGTGCGGTTGCGATCTGCGGTGCGATCTCGTCCAGCACGCCGAGAATATCGGTTGGCTTACGGTTATATTGTTCCCCCCATATGAGGGAGCCGTCGTCGACGCTGGTCAGTTCGACGCTGATGGTCATCAAGTCGTCGTGCTGCAGCACGTGCCCGGCGAGCACGGCTCGTACACCTAACTCCCGTCCCACGGCCCGGGGATCACCTTCTTTGCCCTGGTAGTGGAAGACCGTGCTCCGCGCCATGACGCGCAAGCCAGCAATCTGAGAGAGCTTGTTGGTGACGCTCTCCGTCACTCCTTCACACAGATAGTCCAGGTCGGCCACATGAGCGTCGTTCACCAGTGGCAGAACTGCGATGGAATCAATCGTCCCAACTTCTCTTTTACGAGTCAGGTAGTAGCCGCCCAGCGCGAGCGCGAAGATGAAGATAGCGATTGCCGCTGCCATCAGGACAACGCGTTCCATGCGAGCGGGTGGGACTGCAGAGTCAGAGGTCGTATCCACGGATTGGGGCGCCGCGGCTTCCAGCCCGGTCGCTCCTGATACAGGAGCAATGAAGCGATAGCCCTTGCGGGGGACCGTCTCGATGAAGCGCGGACTCTCGGCGGAGTCTCCCAGAGCCTCCCGCAATTTATTAATCGCCTTATTCAGTCCTTGATCAAAATCGACGAACACGTCGCTCGGCCACAACCGTTGGCGCAGTTCCTCCCGCGAAACGATGGCGCCAGGCCTTTCCAGCAGGAACGCCAGGACGCCAAAGGGTTGCGCCTGCAGGCGTAGGCGGACACCGCGCTTGCGCAGTTCGCCTGCTTCCAGGTCGACCTCAAATACTCCGAATTGGATTGGCTTGCTGATGCTCATTCGTACCGTGCAAGCGGGGGGCGGGGTGGAGAAATCTTACCATTACAGGCCGCGAACGACACGCGAGCCACTCAATTCTTGGGGAATCTATCCGCGCAACTCGATTGTTTTCTGCAAGATCTTAGGGAAGGTGGCGGGCAGGGCGAAACCAGTCCTGGTCCATTGCACCTCCCCGCGCCTGCGTACAAAGTCGCTCCCATAGTTCACATGCCACCTGAGAGTGGCTCGAAAGGGTACGACGATGGCGGCCAGTGCTGAAACACTTGGAATGATATTTGCGGGAACCCGCTCGACGGTAGCTCCCGAATCTCGGACTCCCCGACGGGAACTCGTGGATGTCCATCTGCTCGAACGAATCGCAACCGGAGACCAGCAAGCCATGGCCGTTGCTTTTGACCGGGCCAGTTCGGTGGTCTATGGCATGGCGCTGCGCGTGCTCCTCGATCCCCGCGACGCCGAAGAGGCCATGATGGACACTTTCCTCCACGTTTGGCGAAAAGCCTCCACTTTCAACCCAGCCCTGGGAAATCCATCGGTGTGGGTCATCGTGATTGCCCGCAGCCGGATTCTCGATCGCCTGCGCATGCAAAAAACGAGGCGGCAGTATGAAGAGAACTTGGGAGACGACTGGGACGCGCCATCCCGTGCGCCCGACGCGGAAAAACTGTCAATCGCCCGGCACGACGCGGAAAACGTAAGAACTGCCTTGGCAGAACTCAACCCGAGACAGAAACAGGCTTTGGAATTGGCTTACTTTCAAGGCATGACACAAGAAGAAATTGCCGATGCGACGGGCCGTCCGCTGGGCACGGTAAAGACCCAGATTCGCCAGGGATTGTTGAAGCTGCGTCAACTGCTGTCTAGAGCGAACGGTTACGACTCCGCCAACACCTGGTGCACCATGTGAATCGAGATCGCGCCCTCTCCCACGGCTGACGCCACCCGCTTTACGTTTCCCGAGCGGACGTCGCCCACCGCAAAAACTCCCGGCAGGCTCGTCTCCAGCATGAATGGCAGACGCGTCTTTGGCCACGCCGGCCCCTCGTCCTGCAATGCGCCTTCGACCACATCACGACCGGTGAGAATGAAACCTTTCGGGTCGAGCGCGAGACATCCTTTGAGCCAATCCGTTCGCGGCGACGCGCCCGTCATGACAAAAATATGCCGGATCGGGTGGGTCGAGGTCTCTCCGGTAGCGTTGTCTCGCCAAGTTACGCTCTCCAAGTGTGTGTCTCCGCCCAGGGCGATGATTTCTGTTTTATAGTGCAGTTCGATCGCAGGATTTTCTTCGATTCGCTGGATGAGATAGCGCGACATCGTACTCGAAAGTTCTGGCGCCCGCACCAGCATGTAGACCTTGCGAGTCGCCTGCGACATGTAGACGGCCGCCTGTCCCGCGGAATTTCCGCCACCCACCACGATCACATCATCGCCGCCGCACATTTGCGACTCCATAAAGGTCGCGCCGTAATAGACACCCTGCCCTTCGAACTTCGCAAGATTTCCGATTTTCGGCTTGTTGTATTGCGCGCCGCTGGAAATTACGATGCTGCGGGTCAAGAGACAAGTACCGCCGTCGAGCATCACCTTGTAGGGACGAGCGCTGCAGTCCAGACTCTCCACGCTATGCGCGACCATCATCTTCGCGCCGAATTTCAAGGCTTGCGTGGTCGCGCGATTCGCCAGTTCCTGTCCGGAAACACCGGTGGGAAAGCCGAGATAGTTTTCGATCTTCGAGCTGGAACCAGCCTGGCCTCCGGGTGCAGCAGTCTCGATCACCATGACGTCGAGTCCTTCGGAAGCCGCATAGACAGCGGCGGCCAGCCCAGACGGTCCCGCACCGATGACAACCACATCGTGAACCTGGGACTCGTCGACCGTCGCATTGAATCCCAGGCAATCTGCCAGTTCCGACACGGTCGGATTGCGCATGACGTTGCGGCTGCTGCTGCAAATGACCACCGGAATCTCATCGACCGAAATATGAAAACGGTCCAGCAGTTCCTGGGAATCCTTGTCAGTATCGAGGTCGACATAGTTGTGAGGCTGTCCATTGCGAGTCAGGAATTCTCGCAGCCGCAGAGTGTGCGCGGAATGGTTCGACCCCATGAGGATCAAGTTGCCGTAGCCCGCATTGATCAGCGCGAGGCGCCGCAGGATAAAGGCCCGCATCAGGATTTCGCTGAGTTCGGCATCCTTGGCAATCACCGCCCGGAACGCCTCGGGAGTAAGTTCAAGAAATTCTCCGGCCACATTCACGCGCCCCGTCACCAGAACGGCACGCCCGGAGATCATGGTGAGTTCTCCGGTGAAATCGCCGCGCGTGTCGTGCGCGACGATCAGGCGCTCACCCTTGAGAGAGGACTGCACGATTTCCATGCTCCCGCTGAGGACAACAAAAAACGGCACAAGCGTGGTTCCCGGCTGGAACAGGACTTCGCCCACTTTGACTTTACGAACGGTGCCGAGCGGCATGAGCCGCTTGATCTGCGCTTCGGAGAGGGCGGGAAACGTTTGCGTCTTGGCATCGAGCACACTGGAAATTGGAGGAGTCGCCATAGTTTTACCTGGGAAAAATACTGGTGTGAAACATAGTAGATGATACAAACCTTCATTCGGCTTCAAGGGTCCTCTCAAGAAGGCGTTCGACCCAGAGCCATCTGCATGGCCGGAGGACCAGATTTCCGCCCGCGTCGTGCAAGAGCCAGCTCACCTGTTATGCTAAAAATCTTTGCTGAGGATATTTCCATGAGGAAGCTCTCCTTATTTGTCTTCGCTATGGCCATTTTTGTGTCGGCCCAAACTGCTGGCCATTTCGACGGCCATACCTGGTGGGACACCATCAAAGTCATCGCTGACGACAAAATGGAAGGCCGCGATACGGGCAGCCGTGGAGAGCATGCCGCACAGGAATATGTAGTCGAACAATTAAAGAAAGCTGGCTTGGAACCCGCGGGCACGAAGGGCTTCTATCAGCCAATAAAGTTTGTCTCGCGGCAGATCGTGGAAAAGGATTCCAGCCTCACGCTCGTCCATGACGGCCAACGCGAACCACTGGTTCTTGGTGATGACGCTTTCATCGGCACCCGGATTGCACCGGCGGCAGAGGTCAATGCCCCCATGGTCTTTGTCGGCTACGGACTCACTGTTCCGGAAAATAAGTACGACGACTTCGCGGGCGTCGACGTGAAAGGCAAGCTGGCCGTGATCTTTTCCGGATCGCCTGAGGAAATTCCTGGCCCGCTGGCTTCCCATTATCAAACTCTGCTCGAGCGGGGGAAGGTTCTTCGCGCTGCCGGGGCGATCGGCATCATATCTCTGATTAACCCTGCTTCGATGGATATTCCGTGGTCGCGTATCTCGCTCAATCGCACACATCCCAGCATGGATCTTGACTATCCGGAATTCAATGAAACGGCTGGCTTGCACCTGGCCGTAACTGTGAACCCGGCGAGCGCTAAGAAACTCTTTGCGGGATCGGGCCATACCTTCGCCGAAATTGCCGCGCTCGGTAAAGATCGCAAAGTGCTGCCGCACTTTCCGCTCTCCGTTTCGCTCGAAGCGAAAACCAAAATTGAAACTCAGAAGGTGGAATCAGCAAACGTGGTCGCCAAACTTAAAGGAAGCGATCCAAAGCTGAAAGACGAATATGTCGTGCTCTCGGCCCACATCGATCATGTCGGGATCGGGGCGCCCATCAACGGTGACAGCATTTACAACGGCGCCATGGACGATGGTTCCGGCAGTGCCCTGCTGATGGACGAGGCAGCCACTTTCAAGAAGAACCCCGAAAAACTGCGCCGCTCGATCTTGTTCGTGTTTGTCACTGCGGAAGAAAAGGGGCTGCTGGGATCAAAGTATTTTGCGGCTCATCCTACGGTGCCGGCGAAATCGCTGGTCGCGGATGTCAACGTGGATATGTTCCTCCCCATCGTTCCGTTGAAAGTCCTGCGCGTGCTTGGCTTGGACGATTCTGACCTGGGCGACCGCGCCCGTGCTATCGCGCAGTCCTACAACGTACAAGTTCAGCCGGACCCCGAACCGCTGCGCAACCTGTTCGTACGCAGTGACCAGTACAACTTCATTCGTCACGGAGTGCCGTCGATCATCATGAGCGTCGGTACCGAACCGGGCTCACCGGAGTCGAAGATATTCAAAGACTGGCTGACGAATCGTTACCACGCGCCCTCAGACGATCTGAACCAGCCTGTGGACTTCGAATCAGCAGCCAAGTATGAAGAGATTGTTCGCAGCCTTTTGATCGACGTCGCGAACAACGGAAATCATCCGCAGTGGAAACAGACCAGTTTCTTCCGGCGGTACGCGGCGGGTAACTAGTCACCAGCCTAGCGCGAGAAAACAACTCCGTGGGGATGACCGGAACCCTTCCACCCGTGCGGCCAGTCGCGATTATCAAAATTGAAACCGACTTTTCCGTCGGCATCGCGGAAGGCTTCATCCATGGTCAAAGTCCCCGTTGCCTGATCCAGCTTGAGCAGGTAGAGGCGGTTGCCTGAACCGGTGATGGCCAGGCGTTGCGCCTTCGGGTCCCAACCGGTCCAGTGCGGATCGAATGCGTCATCAATCTTGAGCCGCGATACTTCGACCGGCTTCGCTCCGTCCTTCAAGTCCAAAACGATCAAACCATGTATCGAAGGGACGCTCTGAATCAGGTAGCGTCCGACAATCGTCGGGACGCCGCACCAGTTGCCGGGAAAGTTGTAAACAAGTCTTGATGTAGGCTCGTCTGAATTCACTCCGGTGATGCGCTCGATACCGCAACCTAGAGTCTGCACAAAGACTGAGCCATCCGGACCGAGTCGCGGCTCTTCCGGACTAATCTGTCCGTAGTGATTGGCCCCGATGTCGAAGTATGCCGTCCTAAGAAGTTTCAAGTCAGACAAACGCCAGACCTGATAGGTCGATCCAAGAAATATGGTTTCCAGGTGCATCGAAGAATTGGTGGACACCACCCGATCGAGTTCCGGGACGACCACAAGGCTGTAGGGCGTCAACAAGGCGTCGGCAAAGGTGGGATCAGCGCTGCTGGCCGAACGAATCACTTTCCCGCTGTCGTCAATCTCCACCAGTCCGCCGGTATGCCCATCGGCATGGTGAGCATGCTGGAAGGTGGCAAGCACGTTGCCATTGGGCAAACGCAGGTAGGAATGCGGATGCATATACCCGGCCATGTCGGTGAATGAAGTCACGGTCTTCGGATGAACTGGGTCGCGCACATCGAATATGAAAGTGCGTCCGGCGTCATGGTCGTTGGCAAACAACATGCCGCTGGCAGGCATCGTGTATTCCGTGTGATGCGCTTTCATCGTCTTCTGGTCCGTGGCAAGCGTCGTGACGAGGTGTCCGTAGGAAGGTGAGGATGGGTCGGCATCAATCACTGCGAGGAAGTCGTTGCCTTTGCCAGCAGCGTCCCCGGTCCATGCAAACAGAGTGTGCGCGGACGCCATCGTGACCTGAGCGATGAGGCGTGCGGGAAAAACGGCAACACAGAAGTACAGGAATGATGCAAGCAATACACGTTTCATCGGGACCCCTTGATGGACGAAAATCCGACAACCCAGCGAGGAAGGATAGCAGTGGGCAGGAACGTCGGTAAAGACGACAGGTGCGCCCTCAATCGGTCCCTCAAGAATCAAGCTTCGTAACTCGTCCGCAACCTCTTTCTGTAATACTGCTATGGGGCGTCACCGGAGGCTGCTTGAACGAATATCTTTTGTCCGTGCTCCTCGGCATCATCGAGGGGCTCACCGAATTCCTGCCAGTCAGCTCTACCGCCCATTTGCGCCTAGCCGAAGCCCTTCTGAACGTGCCGCTGTCGAGCGGTTACTGGAAGATGTACTCGATCGTGATCCAGTTAGGCGCAATTCTCGTACTGCCGATTTATTTCCGCGCGCACATCGCCAAGCTGTTTTCGACGTTCCCGGAAGGCGAGAGGAAGGACTGCACGATCCTCACGCATCCGTTGAGTTTGGTGATGATCGCGTTCGTGGTGACTGCGGGGCCGTCGTTCCTGTTGTCGAAACTGATCGGCAAGAACCTGGAAAGCTTGTACGTGATGGGTGGATCACTCCTGGTGGGTGGGATCGTGATGTGGGCGATCGACACGATGAAAGCGCCATGGGAGACGGCAGGCACGGGAGCACCGGGTTCGCCGATCCACACGTGGAAAATGGATGACATTCACGGTGGTCAGGCAATCTGGATCGGCGCATGTCAGATCCTGTCGGCAGTGTTCCCCGGAACATCTCGGTCAATGGCGACGATTGCTGCTGGACAACTGGCGGGGATGTCGCGCGCCGCGGCGCTGGAATTCTCCTTCTTCCTTTCCATGCCCACCATGGCGGTGGCCACGCTGTACACACTCTACAAGTCAATTTCTGGCAAAGACGAAAACCCCATCGGCGTGTCCCAGATAACGTCCCAGCAGTGGGTCATCCTCGCGATTGGCTTCGTGGTCTCGTTCCTCGTCGCCTACGGAGCCGTGGCATGGTTCATGAACTGGGTCCGAAAGC
It encodes the following:
- a CDS encoding dihydroorotate dehydrogenase-like protein codes for the protein MFDLTTTYLGMPLRTPLVASASPISQEIAGIRHLEDAGASAVVLYSLFEEQLRRESVELDFYLSEGTESFPESLSYFPQPKEFFLGPDGYLEHIRKAKEAVDIPIIASLNGSSVGAWIQYATQIEQAGADALECNIYWIVTDPDATPDAVERHYIDILQAVKQAVRIPVAIKLSPFFTSLSNMAKHLDDVGADGLVLFNRFYQPDIDLEALEMKPHVLLSTPQAMRLPLTWIGILYGRLKASLAATSGVHSAEDVIKLLMVGADVTMLCSSLLRNGIDYLGEIERGVVQWMESHEYESVVQMQGSMSQLHCPDPAAFERAQYARAVKGIQHVKVTTP
- a CDS encoding M28 family peptidase; this encodes MRKLSLFVFAMAIFVSAQTAGHFDGHTWWDTIKVIADDKMEGRDTGSRGEHAAQEYVVEQLKKAGLEPAGTKGFYQPIKFVSRQIVEKDSSLTLVHDGQREPLVLGDDAFIGTRIAPAAEVNAPMVFVGYGLTVPENKYDDFAGVDVKGKLAVIFSGSPEEIPGPLASHYQTLLERGKVLRAAGAIGIISLINPASMDIPWSRISLNRTHPSMDLDYPEFNETAGLHLAVTVNPASAKKLFAGSGHTFAEIAALGKDRKVLPHFPLSVSLEAKTKIETQKVESANVVAKLKGSDPKLKDEYVVLSAHIDHVGIGAPINGDSIYNGAMDDGSGSALLMDEAATFKKNPEKLRRSILFVFVTAEEKGLLGSKYFAAHPTVPAKSLVADVNVDMFLPIVPLKVLRVLGLDDSDLGDRARAIAQSYNVQVQPDPEPLRNLFVRSDQYNFIRHGVPSIIMSVGTEPGSPESKIFKDWLTNRYHAPSDDLNQPVDFESAAKYEEIVRSLLIDVANNGNHPQWKQTSFFRRYAAGN
- the bamD gene encoding outer membrane protein assembly factor BamD, producing the protein MVAKTLVPVLFAFSVLTLATPNARSAERGVLVREAVIYLSPDVTSSKLGEAGRGREMILLDRSKNWLHVEALLGFSKTPDPAFVEDEDMEGKTISGWILDTGLVWESTANGDRILFGAAVDSEDEASRRHGRRGADQDALRLYRRVYDLFPASPLAGEGLYRAADVKWQIEKSDVMTRPSAREKDASMREGMDEQPMKQVIKKFPGTKWADLAAFHLLDNKVCGDWQGTSKCPDKEAEMFEKYVKEHPQSPSAPEALYRATFRRAALVEIYKTEEQAKKSEESKSRAIALAQQLVSQYPQSDWSARGQMLLYLLQQGVPAYGNVVQ
- a CDS encoding undecaprenyl-diphosphate phosphatase, producing MNEYLLSVLLGIIEGLTEFLPVSSTAHLRLAEALLNVPLSSGYWKMYSIVIQLGAILVLPIYFRAHIAKLFSTFPEGERKDCTILTHPLSLVMIAFVVTAGPSFLLSKLIGKNLESLYVMGGSLLVGGIVMWAIDTMKAPWETAGTGAPGSPIHTWKMDDIHGGQAIWIGACQILSAVFPGTSRSMATIAAGQLAGMSRAAALEFSFFLSMPTMAVATLYTLYKSISGKDENPIGVSQITSQQWVILAIGFVVSFLVAYGAVAWFMNWVRKRGFAPFAVYRIVVGIAVLGWAAGVLGR
- a CDS encoding winged helix-turn-helix domain-containing protein yields the protein MSISKPIQFGVFEVDLEAGELRKRGVRLRLQAQPFGVLAFLLERPGAIVSREELRQRLWPSDVFVDFDQGLNKAINKLREALGDSAESPRFIETVPRKGYRFIAPVSGATGLEAAAPQSVDTTSDSAVPPARMERVVLMAAAIAIFIFALALGGYYLTRKREVGTIDSIAVLPLVNDAHVADLDYLCEGVTESVTNKLSQIAGLRVMARSTVFHYQGKEGDPRAVGRELGVRAVLAGHVLQHDDLMTISVELTSVDDGSLIWGEQYNRKPTDILGVLDEIAPQIATALKVQLTAPQQRRLMQHSTEDSEAHQLYLQGRFYFNKRTDAGFAKATDFFQQAIAKDPTYGLAYAGLADTYGLLGWETDPPKDYFPRARQMAEKALAIDDQMAEAHVSLAMVKALYEWDWDGAEREFRRAIELNPGHATAHHWYGIHLGAMGRFEESKAELQKALELDPLSLIINSNRAYPYHYQHQYAPAIKIYRKAIDMDPNFPVAHEDLMAVYEQQGKYEDAMREAILNLRFSGDGKLADRVGYINSAQGYRAALTGWLDGLKEESKAHYVSPIRFAQVHTLLGDKDQALTWLGRAVEERSPQVVYLKVDPRYDRLRADPRFAELLRRVGLPQ
- a CDS encoding sigma-70 family RNA polymerase sigma factor, whose product is MAASAETLGMIFAGTRSTVAPESRTPRRELVDVHLLERIATGDQQAMAVAFDRASSVVYGMALRVLLDPRDAEEAMMDTFLHVWRKASTFNPALGNPSVWVIVIARSRILDRLRMQKTRRQYEENLGDDWDAPSRAPDAEKLSIARHDAENVRTALAELNPRQKQALELAYFQGMTQEEIADATGRPLGTVKTQIRQGLLKLRQLLSRANGYDSANTWCTM
- a CDS encoding FAD-dependent oxidoreductase, giving the protein MATPPISSVLDAKTQTFPALSEAQIKRLMPLGTVRKVKVGEVLFQPGTTLVPFFVVLSGSMEIVQSSLKGERLIVAHDTRGDFTGELTMISGRAVLVTGRVNVAGEFLELTPEAFRAVIAKDAELSEILMRAFILRRLALINAGYGNLILMGSNHSAHTLRLREFLTRNGQPHNYVDLDTDKDSQELLDRFHISVDEIPVVICSSSRNVMRNPTVSELADCLGFNATVDESQVHDVVVIGAGPSGLAAAVYAASEGLDVMVIETAAPGGQAGSSSKIENYLGFPTGVSGQELANRATTQALKFGAKMMVAHSVESLDCSARPYKVMLDGGTCLLTRSIVISSGAQYNKPKIGNLAKFEGQGVYYGATFMESQMCGGDDVIVVGGGNSAGQAAVYMSQATRKVYMLVRAPELSSTMSRYLIQRIEENPAIELHYKTEIIALGGDTHLESVTWRDNATGETSTHPIRHIFVMTGASPRTDWLKGCLALDPKGFILTGRDVVEGALQDEGPAWPKTRLPFMLETSLPGVFAVGDVRSGNVKRVASAVGEGAISIHMVHQVLAES
- a CDS encoding MurR/RpiR family transcriptional regulator encodes the protein MAVNGVQKWATPLEQRLQRADDKLSARRKRLLLSILENAEDTYYLSSRKMARRYGVDAATIVRTIQVLGYQQYAEFTSDLRSYFVTRITPYRQMKSATRERRTIEGHVQQSLDMERENLDALRAAVPPQRAVELARRLDKAQQIVVVGVDLAYSLAWFLAYGLAWLGARADAPVGSTGNLHHRIRALGSHDVLIAISFGRCLRDSVEAARTAKERGAWTFGFTDASDSPIARVCSDHWIVSVTNPSFNGSYVAPLAALDALLVAFAHVRSKRSLNRLREIDQQEAAAGRWYAPSAKEDGN